A region of the Salvia splendens isolate huo1 chromosome 11, SspV2, whole genome shotgun sequence genome:
TAAGTCTGCTATGAAATTTGCTATAACTGGTGGTTTCTTGAAATGCTGACGCATTAATGTCGTTACTGACATTTTGTGGTATACAAGTTGCGTGAACTACAGAGCATAGGCCTTGCTGCTGTGATTTGCTTGTTTTTAGTGGCAAACCTTGTTCCGTTTCTCTGCTTAGGCATTATGTGTAATGTTAATGTACTTTGCAGGTGGGGAGAGAAAGTGTTTGGCCTCATGATCCTCGGACAGGATGGAGTTACTGCATCACTATACCTTCATGGATTGTACTTGCAAAGTCAAGAGATTTGGACCCAACCGTGGTATTGATCTAATGTTTTTATTGTATGTTTGTTACATGATGTGTTGTATAAACTATACTCAGAGTGtgcaaaaattgaaaatgagttAAAAGAAATTGCTCCACTTCCATTAACATAAAACGGTGGCAAAATATTAGTCAAGTCGATGTAGGTGGCGCCCTTGCTTTAAACCTTTTAACATTGTCTAGGATGAACGATTAGTTTCTTCCAGCAACTGGTTGGTGTGAAAGCCAACTCTTATGATAATGCATTTAAGCAAATATCTATGCAAGTTACAGAAAACTTTCACATTTAAGAAATTCTTATAATCAATCAgcttttgatattttgattgcTTCCTCATTTATCTACGATTCTATGTATATGGGAAAAAATGAACCTCTTTTTCTCATTTGATTGTCATTGGTATCCAGTGTCAGTGCAGGCCTTGTTTTGTGAATGTTCTGATCCTCTCTGGTTGTATTAGGAGCTTTTTCACTTGCTAGTGGTTCCTGAATTAACAGTTATAAGGTGCAGTTTTACAGGGTCCAGGTTGGAATACAATCACCAGAAGGTATTACGACCACAAGAATGGTGTTGAGGAGATTCAATGATTTCCTGAAATTACATGTTGCTGTAAGCTCACATATTTTAGTTTGCGTTGTGGCATTATCATACATAAACTTGTATAGACTAATATAGTAATATGTATTGCTATTTGATTCCGGACTCAGCACTTGCATGGTTTCTCTCATGAAGATGCAGTCACTGATTCTGGTATTGTTCTCAACTTTCTCTTGTAGCTCAAACGAGCCTTTCCTCGGAAAAGCATTCCACCAACTCCTCCAAAAGGGCTCTTGCAGATGAAAACAAGGGCAATGCTGGAAGCGGTAAATATTGCCTATAGCTTAGATTGTTAAAGTTATATTTTGCATTGCAAACACTTGTCTTTTTGGAGGGAGTGGGATGACGCTTGCACATAGTTTATGATTGCTCTTGATGCCTTATGACATCTCCAAAGCTAGCTTATCTCTGAAGTCTGAAACAACATAAATCCTAGGATGGAGGTTGTAGATTGGTCCTGGAGACTGGAATTCTTGTCCATATTTTACTTCTCTAATTTCAAAATCTGTTAAGAATTATAGAGGCTTCTGTTTTCGTACAGAGAAGGAGTTCTTTGGAGGAATGGATGGCAAACTTGCTTTCAGATATTGATTTATCAAGAAGCATTGTTGTTGCATCCTTTCTTGAACTGGAAGCTGCTGCTAGGTCATGTGAGCATGCTCTAATTTGGTATTTCTatgctagtatatttttttaactaCATGAGGTCTGGATTTTTCATAGTTGAGCTACTTATAAATTTTCGTCAATTACATTTTTTTCCAGCATTTCAAGAAGAGGGCCTGCAGAGTCCCGATTCATATGTTTCTGTAACTACTACAGACCTGTCTCATCATATGCATCCAAATTCATGCACGTTGGCAGCGGGTAGTTCGTCAGTGGCATCAGATTATGGCAGTGATACAGCTTATGAGATATCTGATATTGGTTCTCCTAGCCTTGGAAGGGATAACAACTCGGAAGTTGGGACTGAGGATCTGTCATTTTATGATGATGCAACAAGTCCAGTAGATAAATTTGTCAAGTATGGCATGTCAAATATTGACGATGGCTTGTCGATGGGGCATGCTATTCTAGAGAAGCTTGAGAATTTTCCTAAACATAAAGCGCATGCCAGAGAAAATCATAACTCAGAGCAGAACATGAGTAATGGAAGTTTTTTGAAAGCCTCTCATCATGCAGAAGATATGTCAGAGCATGGGGCTGAGCGTAGTTCATTGGCTCATGATGGTCAAAAGTTGTCAAATGAGAGCATTGGAAGTGACAGGAGCACTTTAAGAGGCAGCGAGTCATCAAGTTTAGTAAATCCAAATGGGCACAGGCCTTTTGATTTTGGGAGTGAGGGTGAGGTTGGACGAACCAGTGGAAATGTTGGAGACTCTGATTATCATCTCCCAGATGATATACACCTGTTGGTCCCAGTGGATCAGCGTCAGAAGATGAATAGGGTACTTATGACAATGCAGCAGAGGTTGATTACAGCTAAAACTGATATGGAAGATCTTATATCAAGGTTGAATCAAGAAATTGCCGGGAAGGACTATCTTGCAACAAAGGTATCTGAATGCTGACAGTTTCAACCCATTTTATATTTTGACTTCAGGTACCTAGGATACATGAAACTTAAACTGACTTTACCATCAAATATGTACCTTATCTTTTTATGTGAAGGGAATCATTTAAATCTGAGGGTAACGTACATCTGATACTAATGTGATGTTACCATTGGTTACACATTTCTATTAACTGGGTTGTCAAATTTTCCAGTGTGAGTCCTTCAATTGTTATCCTTAATATTTAGTATTAGACTCAAACATGATAAATACTGATGATGTGAAATCAGCATTGATTACATATATATACGAATTGTTCCCTGCATACATGCCCTTTTCTGCCATGTTTTTAACATTCATCCAAGTATAAGATTATAATCCATGACATTTCATTTCTACCCAGGTGAAGGATTTGGAAGTGGAGCTTGAAATTACTAAACAAAAAAGCAAAGGAAATCTTGAGCAGGCTATACTAATTGAAAGAGAGAGAGTTACTCAAATGCAGTGGGATATGGAAGAACTTAGGCAGAGGTCTATGGAACTAGAATCGAAGTTGTATTCTCAACAGGTTCCGTGTCCTGTTCATTGACATCACTGTGGTAGTTTATGTAAGCTTGAAAAATTCTATAATGATAGAACCTTTCCAGGATCAGAGGCCAGATGCTCAGCCTTATGTTTCACCAGGCAATCAGCCGATGGATGCGTTGTGTCAGGAGTTGGACTCTGCAAAACAGCAATTTGAGGACTTGTTGAAGCGACATCAGGCGCTGGAAGTGAAATCCAAAGCTGATATCAAAGTTCTTGTTAAGGAAGTAAGATCTCTAAGAAGCTCCCAATCAGAATTAACGCAACAGCTGAAGCAGTCTCTCAGACAAAAATCTGAAATGGAGGTATACTTTGCTACACTACTATATTGacttgtaataaataataagcCAAAAAGGTAATCATTTGTCAGTCACTCTACCTGCATAACATGAATTCTCTGGACTCCATGCTTACATATGAGATGTGCAGGGATTCTTGGCAAACATGTATTACTATGCATTCTTTTAGGACCCATTCGGTTCCCGCTATTGCTCATGACTAGAGGCCATGAttattcttatttcttttttggttGCTTTTTCTCTCAAAAACTTGGCCACTGACAATGTGTCTAGGGTCGTCTCCAAAGAGTGAAGGTTGCACCCTGTTTCAGGATTATCCATCCCATCCCCACTGATGCTATTAATTTTATCCAAGATAAAGTCTATTTTGTCTTATGCCATATTGTATCTCACTATTATCTTGTCTAACGTACCGAACGCCACCTTAATATATCAGTTTCCCTGTCATTATTTATCCTTTTCTTTTGCATGTATTATTGACCTTTGGGTGAATCTGAACGAACCTTGTCCAATCAAGATGTTCATCTTCTCTTACTTTTGGAACTGCTTCTGGAATCCCAGGAACTTCTACaggaagaaagagagagaaatgagcAGGTGAGAAGCTCTTGGAGGAAGTTGCTAGATAGATGCAAGATTCTCCAAGATCAGCTTCAGGAGTGCAATATCGACAATTTAACACACACAAAAGGGGACACAGCTGACAGTCTTCCGTCATTACTGGAGCAGTTCGATTTTGTTAGCACATCTGAAAATCAGATAGACCTTCTCATCGCCGAGGTACATCTATTAATCACTATTCTAAAAGGTACATCTATTAATCACTATTCTAAAAATCCTCATACTTGAAGAACTAGAGATAGTAAAACATCGATATTCAAGTAAACTCATGTGTCCTCATAATGATGATGGTAGTTTCATCTTCTAAATGTAATCAGTTTGAGCAGTTAGCCGAGGATGGTGATAATCACACAACTTCCATTGATGAGGAGTCGAGGCAGACACTAACGAGTCTCCTAGCCAATAATGGCGCGTTGAGAAAGCAGGTGAACTCCCTTATAGTTAACAGTCTCAAATCAAAGGTGAAAGGTGAAATGTCAGATGTAAATGTAGGAAGTGAGATCTAAcatagcagcagcagcagcagctaaCTCGTCGACATATATGTAAATTCAGTCGGGCCGTGTACCATACCTCATACCACAATTGCGAATAATATGTAGAGTTCGTTTTACGAGCAAGAACACGTCCGTGTCAATTTTTTTGGTCCCTCTCCGTGCTGTATGTAAC
Encoded here:
- the LOC121755898 gene encoding PX domain-containing protein EREL1-like isoform X4, translated to MERRSSLEEWMANLLSDIDLSRSIVVASFLELEAAARSSFQEEGLQSPDSYVSVTTTDLSHHMHPNSCTLAAGSSSVASDYGSDTAYEISDIGSPSLGRDNNSEVGTEDLSFYDDATSPVDKFVKYGMSNIDDGLSMGHAILEKLENFPKHKAHARENHNSEQNMSNGSFLKASHHAEDMSEHGAERSSLAHDGQKLSNESIGSDRSTLRGSESSSLVNPNGHRPFDFGSEGEVGRTSGNVGDSDYHLPDDIHLLVPVDQRQKMNRVLMTMQQRLITAKTDMEDLISRLNQEIAGKDYLATKVKDLEVELEITKQKSKGNLEQAILIERERVTQMQWDMEELRQRSMELESKLYSQQDQRPDAQPYVSPGNQPMDALCQELDSAKQQFEDLLKRHQALEVKSKADIKVLVKEVRSLRSSQSELTQQLKQSLRQKSEMEELLQEERERNEQVRSSWRKLLDRCKILQDQLQECNIDNLTHTKGDTADSLPSLLEQFDFVSTSENQIDLLIAEFEQLAEDGDNHTTSIDEESRQTLTSLLANNGALRKQVNSLIVNSLKSKVKGEMSDVNVGSEI
- the LOC121755898 gene encoding PX domain-containing protein EREL1-like isoform X3; its protein translation is MQGLSPPKHRHDGTSPLPLGMDWSPPPRIWVGRESVWPHDPRTGWSYCITIPSWIVLAKSRDLDPTVFYRVQVGIQSPEGITTTRMVLRRFNDFLKLHVALKRAFPRKSIPPTPPKGLLQMKTRAMLEARRSSLEEWMANLLSDIDLSRSIVVASFLELEAAARSSFQEEGLQSPDSYVSVTTTDLSHHMHPNSCTLAAGSSSVASDYGSDTAYEISDIGSPSLGRDNNSEVGTEDLSFYDDATSPVDKFVKYGMSNIDDGLSMGHAILEKLENFPKHKAHARENHNSEQNMSNGSFLKASHHAEDMSEHGAERSSLAHDGQKLSNESIGSDRSTLRGSESSSLVNPNGHRPFDFGSEGEVGRTSGNVGDSDYHLPDDIHLLVPVDQRQKMNRVLMTMQQRLITAKTDMEDLISRLNQEIAGKDYLATKVKDLEVELEITKQKSKGNLEQAILIERERVTQMQWDMEELRQRSMELESKLYSQQDQRPDAQPYVSPGNQPMDALCQELDSAKQQFEDLLKRHQALEVKSKADIKVLVKEVRSLRSSQSELTQQLKQSLRQKSEMEELLQEERERNEQVRSSWRKLLDRCKILQDQLQECNIDNLTHTKGDTADSLPSLLEQFDFVSTSENQIDLLIAEVHLLITILKV
- the LOC121755898 gene encoding PX domain-containing protein EREL2-like isoform X2: MQGLSPPKHRHDGTSPLPLGMDWSPPPRIWVGRESVWPHDPRTGWSYCITIPSWIVLAKSRDLDPTVFYRVQVGIQSPEGITTTRMVLRRFNDFLKLHVALKRAFPRKSIPPTPPKGLLQMKTRAMLEARRSSLEEWMANLLSDIDLSRSIVVASFLELEAAARSSFQEEGLQSPDSYVSVTTTDLSHHMHPNSCTLAAGSSSVASDYGSDTAYEISDIGSPSLGRDNNSEVGTEDLSFYDDATSPVDKFVKYGMSNIDDGLSMGHAILEKLENFPKHKAHARENHNSEQNMSNGSFLKASHHAEDMSEHGAERSSLAHDGQKLSNESIGSDRSTLRGSESSSLVNPNGHRPFDFGSEGEVGRTSGNVGDSDYHLPDDIHLLVPVDQRQKMNRVLMTMQQRLITAKTDMEDLISRLNQEIAGKDYLATKVKDLEVELEITKQKSKGNLEQAILIERERVTQMQWDMEELRQRSMELESKLYSQQDQRPDAQPYVSPGNQPMDALCQELDSAKQQFEDLLKRHQALEVKSKADIKVLVKEVRSLRSSQSELTQQLKQSLRQKSEMEELLQEERERNEQVRSSWRKLLDRCKILQDQLQECNIDNLTHTKGDTADSLPSLLEQFDFVSTSENQIDLLIAELAEDGDNHTTSIDEESRQTLTSLLANNGALRKQVNSLIVNSLKSKVKGEMSDVNVGSEI
- the LOC121755898 gene encoding PX domain-containing protein EREL2-like isoform X1, with product MQGLSPPKHRHDGTSPLPLGMDWSPPPRIWVGRESVWPHDPRTGWSYCITIPSWIVLAKSRDLDPTVFYRVQVGIQSPEGITTTRMVLRRFNDFLKLHVALKRAFPRKSIPPTPPKGLLQMKTRAMLEARRSSLEEWMANLLSDIDLSRSIVVASFLELEAAARSSFQEEGLQSPDSYVSVTTTDLSHHMHPNSCTLAAGSSSVASDYGSDTAYEISDIGSPSLGRDNNSEVGTEDLSFYDDATSPVDKFVKYGMSNIDDGLSMGHAILEKLENFPKHKAHARENHNSEQNMSNGSFLKASHHAEDMSEHGAERSSLAHDGQKLSNESIGSDRSTLRGSESSSLVNPNGHRPFDFGSEGEVGRTSGNVGDSDYHLPDDIHLLVPVDQRQKMNRVLMTMQQRLITAKTDMEDLISRLNQEIAGKDYLATKVKDLEVELEITKQKSKGNLEQAILIERERVTQMQWDMEELRQRSMELESKLYSQQDQRPDAQPYVSPGNQPMDALCQELDSAKQQFEDLLKRHQALEVKSKADIKVLVKEVRSLRSSQSELTQQLKQSLRQKSEMEELLQEERERNEQVRSSWRKLLDRCKILQDQLQECNIDNLTHTKGDTADSLPSLLEQFDFVSTSENQIDLLIAEFEQLAEDGDNHTTSIDEESRQTLTSLLANNGALRKQVNSLIVNSLKSKVKGEMSDVNVGSEI